The sequence below is a genomic window from Mugil cephalus isolate CIBA_MC_2020 chromosome 14, CIBA_Mcephalus_1.1, whole genome shotgun sequence.
ctttgtgcaagtgcacCTGtaaggactgatgctggttCGAAGGCAAAGAGTAGTAagaccaaatattgatgtgatttttcTTACTGCTAAAAACCAACACTTCTGTTTTTGAAAGAATTCTTTCCACGCCTGCCTAAAACGTGCGCATAGCACTGCATACATCTATATATAGCGTGAATTTGTTCAGCTAGCACGGGGACTTATAGATCGCTGTCGTCATTTACCGTTTTCCCGCCTTTCCCGATGACTCTACCAGCAGCAAAAGAGGGAACCTTGATGTGAGCCTCcagcttcacctcctccttggGTCCAAAGAAATTCTCTTCTTTCAGCTTGCCAAAGATACGACACTGAGCCTGCAGCGAGACAAGTTCAAGCGCGTTCAAGACATGGAACCattctgaatggaaaaaaacagacctCCCAAATATTCATTTCTGGAAATGTGAAGTTGGCACACCTTAAACTGAGCCTCTGGTGGTCCAACAATGATGACCATCCTCTGCTTGGCATCCATTCCTTCTGCAGGAGCAATCTGAAGGAAGACGgacaacataagaaaaaaaaaaaagaaattacacacTTACCTATCAATCAAGTGACAACAAGAAGTCATCATGCACAGATTATCACTGGGATTCTGAATTTCACTGACTCTCCGTCGCTCACCTTGATTGAGGCTCCAGCGAAGTGAGACAGCTGTTTTATGTGCTGACCCTGTTTTCCAATGATGGCTCCCACCGCAAGCGCAGGGATAAACAGGTGAACCGTCTCCGACTCTGGGTGTCCCTGCTGGGTATAAACACCTTAGTACTACTGTGAACAGGAGAGGATCACAGACAGTAATGGCAGAGCGATCATTCAACTGCACCAACCATATGCACAAATGCAAACAGGGGGATCGAGCAAAAGCCGCGTTAGGTCTTAAAGTGACAATGGAGCTTATAGCTTCCACATGGAAGAGCCAGTTGGTCAGAAATAGTCCTGCAGTAACATGAAGTGGGAACGTCTTTAGAGCACAGCGTGTTCCCAAAACCATTGCTGGTATCTGGCATGTTTCTCACATTCCTCAGATCAGTGTTAGAaccaatatttaaaaaaaataaaaaataaattagcaaaTAGGTTCCCAGTTTCTAGTTAATCAAAACCAAAGTCTGAGTTTACCACATGCATTAGTTTAGTAATAAACCAATAAATTCTTTCGGAAAAACCGTCAAGTAGGCAGTGGGATCCAGCTTCGAACTCATGTACAGCCAGAGtgtcttttaaatgatttacagACACAAACTGCTACATCACTTGTTTCTAGCGACTCTGGTTGAAAGGGAGGAGGATGCATAGTCATGATGGAACAACAAGTACCGCTTGTTGATTTTGGACTGAGCCCAGCTTTCCAGTCAATATGTCAGCTGAGGACTCCACAACAACTTGCTTTGGAATTATACAAATCTGGAGAAGGGTTTTTGGTGCCAAGGAGGTTTTACTCGCCATTCAAACGTTCACCTTCTTAAACAAACGCTTCATACTTGGCAGAAATGACGTCACCACATCTGGTGGAGCTAACGACTGTCAACCAAGATGCCCTTCTGGACTACCCGTTCCCATAATCCCACAGCGAGCAGCCACAAGCCGTGCAAAGCACTTTGGGACGGGTGACTTACGCCAAGGGGCTGGCTGCTTGCCGACAGCATAGAAGCCCAAAACGGCCCCTCACCCCCATAAGGACTGCACTAAAGGAAAAGAGACACATGAAACTGAGTCGCTAAAGACTGCATCGCTTCTCTTTAAATCAGTTGTAGTTTTCACTTGCCTGACCCAGGAATGCAGCATACCAGGTTAAAATTAATAATCCAAAGTCAATCTAGTGTTCGCGTCATGAAGTGTACGGGGCAatgaaacgcacacacaaacacactgtcaCTTACACCAAATGACGAGCATCCGCCGTGGGCTCCAGGAGGTGGGACGCTGGACATGGAAGAACCCATGCCTGGTGCTCCACTGGGAAACAAACCCAGAGCATTCAGATTCAAGCCAGGAATTAAGTTGGactggagctgcagagaaacaggaaCATTTCTATTAATACAACATAAGTCACGTTTCAAGTTGTATGCTGCCTTATCAACACCACAACCTCATTGTATTATTAAGAGTCACAGGTTCGGTAGgtgggaaagagagaagaagaagaaaaaaaaaaaagagtgaactACAACACTTTCGATCTCAAACTCAGAGCTTGATTTAGGCAGGAAAGCTTGCAAGACCCAGACTGGGCTGAGAAAATGCATCAAATTGTGAGGCTATCCCTCCAGCTTCTTGATATGTCGACACTTTCACATCCTCTCCAACCTCAGTTCCTCCTCACTCAACTGCAGGAACTGACATGAAGAAATCTGAACATTTGAAATCTTCATTACCCAATATCTAAACCCATGAAATCCTTAAGATTACATcaaagaattaaaacaaatctgtttaaaaataaaaaaaaaaaaatgtatgccTTGTtaatatgtgtataaatatatttaatacacacacacacccgttTCAGGATATGAAAGTGCTGCTATGGCAGCAGTGTTTGCACATCACTGCTGTGTGTGAACAGCATTATCTGATTTCCTTCCTAAAAACCTTTTTGATCCTctactttgttttcatgtaaacCTGATCACAGTATgtatatagtataatataaaGTTTCCATTTGATGAAGGGCGCACTCATGCTAGGTAATTGTGCCGGGCCCAAGCACGTTTGCCCCCTAGAGTCTGGATTCTATAGCTAGTGTGAGTTCTTCCACTTCCCTGGTTGGTGGAGGTGTGGCAGGTCATACACAAGCGCTGTCAAGTACCACCATAACACATAAAGAAAGCGACATCACAACGGAAATGGCAGCGGCAAAGGGTTCACGTTGGTCAGAGGACTATTTTGAAGATACAGCTTGCAGCCTTGTTGTTGGGTTCGTTGCCGTAACCACATTTAAACAACAGTCACTTTTTGACCAAGCCGCTTACGTTCATCGCAGCCATGTCGCTCTCATACGACTCCCTGATCTTCTTCAtgacctcctcctctgctctggaGCACGCCTCAATGGAGCCCTTCACCGTGATGGTCCGCTCTGGGTTGTACAGGGTCAAGTCCTGGAGACTGGAGAGAAGCGGGAGGCGGGTGAGGGCGCCAACTGGCACCTTAATGGAATGACTACACAGCCTGCAAATGTGTGTCAATAAGCAGCAACATCCACAAATTCAGAGTGCCAGAGAGTCTTACGGTGAGATTGTGATCTTGGTCCCCGTTTCCTGTTCAATTTTCTTCAGGTTGCGTCCTTCTTTCCCTATTAATCTTCCTACGAAGTTGTTGTGTGCAAGGATCTTCAGTGGGATCTCCTCCGTACTGCACAAAACAGACAGGATGTTGAGTCCTTTGCAAATGCTAAACATTCAGTGTGCATCTGATGGGATGCTGTGACCGGTTCAGATCACACTAAATAAAGATATGCTGCCAAACATTATAGAAGAGGGAGGAGACTGATCGGCACGCTGGCAGGTCCTTTTCTTATTCCACATAGAAAGTGTCAACGTATCCTAATTTTGATTGCATCGCCCCAGATGTTTAGGCCAAAGCTATGTTTGAATGTGGGCCCATCTGTCATCTCGTCTTTTTCCCCCAAAACAAATGTTAGAAAAGAGCAGAAACTAAGGTTAGAGCGCTGATGCCGTCCTTTCTGTGACACACGTGTGTTGATGCCAACATGGATTTACTTGGAACAAAATCTGAATGGATATTAGGAGCACTTTTGGGAAGGTATGAAGTGATAAGCTCTTCACAAAAACAACCTTCAAAGAGAGTCTATAGCATAGAAGTCTATAGAGGtagcatgaaaatgaaaacccaAGTCGAACTCACAACTTTGTGTCAATGGCTTCCTTCTGCATGATCTCCATGATGGTTCTGCAGGCGTTCGAACAACAATCAGGGCTGGCGAAAACTGTGATGGGTTTCTCCGACGCGCCTGCGTTCTCTTTTCTATGGATGTCGATCCTGGAGCAGAGAAAAGATTCCCCATCAGCCTACTTCAACACGTACCGACGGCTTGGGAACAGAAGCGATGCAGTTCGCTGGCAACGTTCAGTATAATTCCTGACCTCCGTGTACGTACTTTGAGTGGGTGTCTTTGGTGATGGTGCGGATAGTTGCGCCCTCCTTCCCGATGATCGCCCCTACAAACTGCGTGGGTACCAGCATGCGCAGCGGGATGTCCGATTGCACTTTGGGCCGAGCACCCAAACCTGGGGAGCCAGAACGAGGGGGTCCGCGGGCGTTAAAACTTCTCCTGCCCCCCGCCGAAGGACCCTCGGCTGCTGCCGTCTCATCTGGGATATAGGACACTTTCAAGGCATAGTTCTCCATCATAGATCCGTTCAACTTCTCTATTGCCCTGGGGAGAACAACGAGATTTCAGACTCTGAAAAGGGTGTTTATTGCCACTGAGTGGGTATGATTCAGCAGCACAAGAAGACACTTAGACATGAGTCgtggagctaaaaaaaaaaagaaaaagaaaaaaaaaaagatctgaccGGCTGGAGTGTCGAGCAAATTCCTACTGAGACAATCATCAGGTTTGActcttttctccccctttcttATTAATGGTAGCATCGAATGAGTGGggatattaaaacaaaaaggtttaaaTCCTTTCACATGAGAACGACGGGCTGCATCCAACCAACCCTGGGTTAGTGGGCAAGCATCATCTCTCATGAGCTACAGTGACCTCCCCATAATCTCATGTTAGCCTTCACACTTGACACACATCTGCCTCAGGGTTTTAAATCAATGCAACGGCAACTGAGCCTGGAAACTTTTACAACCACTTGTGCAGGGAGCAACACTGCAGTGTAATACATGTACACCAGGGGGCACCAGATGGCTAAtttacccccctcctcctccctccctacctcctcaacaccacccccctcctcctcccaggcATCACTGCATgtcaaattagattttttttttgttttttgtttttttaagaaagaaaatcaggTGCACTGTAAGAACACTAGATAGAGGAAGTTGACGCAGCGTCCAGTGGTAGAAAAGCAGACCCACATCAAGGGTGTCAAGACAGACGAGATGGACTTTAATGATATGAATacactgcgtgtgtgtgtgcgcgttgtgTGTGGTGTACTTACAGCCTGGCCTGGTCCTTGGCTGCGTATCGGACATTGACTACTGCGGTTTCTGTGTCAGTGTTCACTGTGGGGTGGAACACACAACGTTTAGTAACGGTGACACAATTTACCGCCCTGCATCATCCTTTCAAGGCAGCAATTACAAATGAACAATTTGGTAAAATTCTGTGTACAAACACTTGTAGAGCAATAAAATCACAGCACAGAAATTATGAGCATCCTGCAGCAAGTTCTTTGAATTACACTCTAATCAATTTTGCAACGTAAAGCTTCATGAACAGTCTATTTACCTTGTTCACAGCTCTCTACTGTGCCATACTGAGCAAGCATACTATCCAacacctggaagaaaaaaaataaataaaaaaaagagagaaagaagagaaagaagagccGTTATTATTTGGTGACTTTAAAGGCTTTGACCTGAACTGGTTAGCGAGCAGAAGCTCATCCGTGGGAAACGGCCCAGCTCGCTGCCAGGACACACTCCATTAATTCCAAACCAGAGTTCAACGTCGAGTTACGTGGATAAATTTGCTGCCTTGTTGTAAAGAGCTTGTCTAACCCAAATTATGACTCCTCCCTAAGGGCAGCTAGCGAATGAGCTttaaaacattatataaaaaaaaaaaaattaaaaaaaaatcaagatgcAACTACAGAGAGCAGGCTAATGTGTCGACTGtaattcttttaaaataattgtgaccacttcagagaaataaatccataaagacagtttcttttctttaaaaaacaaggcaaattaaacatgttttaaaaaaaatcacagcatgTTGAAATACTGCATATAAAAAGGCGAAGTGCacaaaaggaaggagaaaaaaaaagaaaaaaaaaaactttattgcaAATGCATTCAAATGAAAGCCATACCACCTTGGACATTTGCCCAAATCTGGAAACCACAGGATTTCAATTCATAGACATGATCAAATGTGGGCGAGAGGGGGAGCGAGGGTTCTAAACTAAGCCAAGACCTCCAACCATGCTCAGTTGAACCCAAGGCCACACCCCCAAGAGCTCAACCCCACTTTCTAGCCAACTAGACTGTCCCTGCCACCCCCCACTCTACCCACCCACCAACCAAGCAACCTCCCGCCTCCCTGCCATTTCCACTCCCCGTCATTGGTTGCTCCAGCACTGATACGAGTTCCCTGAAGCCAAGAGTTGCTAGCTGCTGGCTGGCTACACCGCCTGTCCATCTGCCGAGCCCGGCCAATGGGAATCCAGGCCATTCAGGAAAGGGTGGGGTACAttccagcaggaagcagcagctgggGGAGGGGTGCGAGTTCATGCTACACATTCTGTGAATCGGAGCACATGGAAGGGAAGGGGAGACTGTCCAGGCCCACCCACCCACTACAGCTTGTGAACACGCCACTACTCTCACCACCATTCTCTCGCTCTTGGGGCTAAACACACCATGACCCGTTGTCTTATCTACCTGATAAGATACATACAAGGCCTTTGCATCAAAAGCTCTCATTCTACTCCGTCTTCCATGCTCCAGCCTCCCTCCGTCCACCCACCCCCAAAACCTCCATGTCACCTTTCGAGAAAGCGAGTAGCTGGCTCGCTACATACTAGGAACATGGGTGGATCTGGAGCTGCGTTAAAGGAACATGCGTAGGCTAAAGCGAACCCACCATTACAAAACACAGAGCCTGTCCGTAGCCATTTGATCACAGTAAAGGGAACCAGGATGAAATCTGAATCCATGTGTTAGCCTCACAATCTCACAATTTAGAATAGTGCTGAACAATTGTGCAGTTCAATAAAAATTTTCTCATTAGGCTCCCATAGTCTTTATGGAGCAGAAAATTTAATTGAACACTagaagcacacgcacacacacacacacaaaagctaaaccctctgcagaggaggaggggggagtggggggagtCACGTAAAGCTGTGTTAATGCCTCCTGAGATTTCACATGGACGTTAACGggtatttttatataaatgatttttagggggagggggggtggaggaaaaaaaaaagacactttagtggaatttcaacatttttaaacttgTATGACAAATTTAGGTCTTGCACACATTTGCGTACGCTGAGTAAGAAGAATGTGTAGCTGACACTAAATACCATAGAGTTTTAAATTCAACAATTATCACAcgcacagaaagaaagacactgCAAtgcgtgacacacacacacgcgtctGTTGCTCAACGCTCACTAGTTTTTCCACTAATCAGGCAAAGGCCTTGAAATCTGACCACCTCACAGCTCACCATTTCTATTGATATCATTCATTTTCGCATTacagtattttaatgttttagggAGCACAAAAGGAGCGAAAGTCATCCGATATTTAACACCAGTTTTCAGCACCTACTTGAACTTGCTTCAAATCATTCAACATTTGCCTTAAGAACATCAAATGAGCTTCAACCGAGGACAATGTTCTGTGATCAGctccaatgtgtttttttttttttttttttttaaagcattagTCACAGAAAACTATTTTGTGCCTAAAACACCAAAGTTCACTTCCAGGTTCAATCCAAAAAAATCGTACCAGATTTATCCTACAGTTTGAAGTTACctgtgcttttttattatttttttaaaaaataattttcttaatGCGACACCTGGATTTAAGCCTTCATGTGAACGCAGTAGCAGATTAGTCACACACGTAATAAAAACACCTGTGCGGTTTAGTGCGCCGTAAACCTGAAACAAGTACTTGAGTAATGCAGACTGCTGCATTCTGTCAGTGTCACGATTGTATAGTAATCTGAGGTGGCATTTATGGATTGCATTATTCATTATGCCACGTTATTTTGTGAGAAACCCCATCCATAAAAATGCCTTCTTGTGCACTCTCCAACGCAACTGTGCGATTAGATTTCTTTGCATTTCAATTGGAGTCACCAACGCACCCAAAAATTTGACATGAGCGAGTCTTTTTCAGGAGTAAGCGCCGTTTTTATTTGGTCGCCCCTCTTAAAATCGACACTTCGCGTAACTCAAACTTAGggtacaaataaaacacaaagacagctACACCTCAAGCCACTTCATAACCAAATACaccttttaaaagaaataacttTTACTTCACATAAGAACTTTAACACCAGGGATGGCCAGGCCAAAAGCTCATCTGTCAcacaaatctttatttttctaattaatttccatatttattatttctttgcaAGACTTCCGCTTTCAAACCGGCACCTGACCCGGGTCAAAGACACAACAAATGCACGACTacaatcagaatcagctttattggccaagttaTGTGCGCACAAAGAATTCGACTCTACGGACAACAAGTTCCTCAACGAGCTCAGCCAAAATAATCTGGAGGTGCCATTCGTGAACTCCCACTGCCTTTGTTTAGCGAAATCATTTCCATTTACACAGATAAACTATACTGTCAATTGTCGAATGAGCTTAGCGGCCCTTCGTGTCGTACCAGTCACAGCTTCCCCCGGCCTAAGCTGCAGCCTCAGTCAAACGAATCATCAAGTGCATGCTCAATTGAAACCCAAAGGGAAGCAAGGTGACTCCAGAGGCCACTAAATGAGAGGCGATTGGCCTGCCCCATGGTGCCCCACCCTGGAAGTGGTTAGCAGCCTGTTAGCACTCACCTCCCACTGCATGTGAGGCGGGATGTTCCTGATCTGCAGCTTGCAGCTCCTGGAGAgagaacaagagaagaagaggggtgGGGGATGGATCAACGAAgaaaaggtggtggtggggggtagAAAAATGGAGGTAGATGGGAAGGGAGATTGGAGAGAAGAGGTGGAGAAAGACAATTAATAGCTGACAATACCAAGCCCACAAAGATACaaatcagaggagaaaaaaataaataaaaaaaatccgcCATCTGAGACACACCGAGAGAAAAGCGAGAAATGAGACTTCTGTAATTTTTTGTAATTCTATTCTCAACTCAGCAGGTGTACCGAGACACCCTGCGTAAAATGTGGGAGGGGGTGGGAAAAGGTGGCCAAAGGGAGTCACCACCATGTGGACTAAACCGAGCGGAGGGTGTTCAGAGTCAAAAtgagctttaaataaaaaaaaaaagataaatataaacACCACGCCTTTCTCCCAAATCACCAGAAGGGTCACACAAGACTGAGACCGTGAGCacagaaaagaagcaaagaaaagataaaaaaataaaataaataagcattGAAAATGATAAGACACGGTATCTGAATGTCTTCTCCACACACTTTGGAGCCAAGCATGTGCCCCCATGGCACTGAACGAGGATTCAACCACTGCAAGGCTGGAGGCCTGCTCTTTTTACCCAAAATACTTTTCCAGGAGCACCCAGCTGTTGTATCGCAAATGATGGTGGTGCTTAACAGAAACTAAAGGGGGATCTCGGCTAGCCGCGTCAACCCAAATAGGATGAGTCAAAAATTGCGTGCTTGTTCACAGGGAGCGTGCGTGGAGCAGAAGCGAGCGGAGACCAGCAGTTACAATGGTGCTGCTGTGCTCCGTCACAAGAACCAACAAGGAGAGAAATCCCCAATTCATTCCTCTAGCATTATGGTCCCAGCTCAGTTATGTTTTGTGCACAACGCCATGAGTATACAGGCTCCGGAGTGACGGTCACACAGACAATGAAACTTGCGGATCAATGAGTCGGAGGAACACAGGTGTCTGCCTGCACGTGGTTgttgtagaaagaaaaaaaaaaaagtgagaaaagtgCGGGCCACTCCAAAGTCCACTGCCTGTTGACTCACACAAACCTAAAGGAACAAAATGTACATATGACTTGGAGCTGAAGCATGAgcgcgcacgcgcgcacacacacacactcactgtggAATCAAACCCTGACCCCGGAAACGGCTCCATATCAGCCGTGCGCTCGCTACTACTCATGGTTGGAGAAAGTGCAGCCAAATTTTTAAGTTTGCAGTTTGGTCGCAAGTGAAAAATCTTCACACGCGTTTCCCTTCCTCAAGCTGCACTGAAGCCGTTAGGTGACGTCTAAATGCACCTTCTTGC
It includes:
- the igf2bp3 gene encoding insulin-like growth factor 2 mRNA-binding protein 3 isoform X2; its protein translation is MNKLYIGNVSAEASEEDFETIFEQWKIPHSGPFLVKTGYAFVDCPDEKAAMRAIDVLSGKVELHGKVLEVEHSVPKRQRSCKLQIRNIPPHMQWEVLDSMLAQYGTVESCEQVNTDTETAVVNVRYAAKDQARLAIEKLNGSMMENYALKVSYIPDETAAAEGPSAGGRRSFNARGPPRSGSPGLGARPKVQSDIPLRMLVPTQFVGAIIGKEGATIRTITKDTHSKIDIHRKENAGASEKPITVFASPDCCSNACRTIMEIMQKEAIDTKFTEEIPLKILAHNNFVGRLIGKEGRNLKKIEQETGTKITISPLQDLTLYNPERTITVKGSIEACSRAEEEVMKKIRESYESDMAAMNLQSNLIPGLNLNALGLFPSGAPGMGSSMSSVPPPGAHGGCSSFGGHPESETVHLFIPALAVGAIIGKQGQHIKQLSHFAGASIKIAPAEGMDAKQRMVIIVGPPEAQFKAQCRIFGKLKEENFFGPKEEVKLEAHIKVPSFAAGRVIGKGGKTVNELQNLTCAEVVVPRDQTPDENDQVIVKIIGHFFACQLAQRKIQEILAQVRRQQQPKPTSGAQPPLHRRK
- the igf2bp3 gene encoding insulin-like growth factor 2 mRNA-binding protein 3 isoform X1 — protein: MNKLYIGNVSAEASEEDFETIFEQWKIPHSGPFLVKTGYAFVDCPDEKAAMRAIDVLSGKVELHGKVLEVEHSVPKRQRSCKLQIRNIPPHMQWEVLDSMLAQYGTVESCEQVNTDTETAVVNVRYAAKDQARLAIEKLNGSMMENYALKVSYIPDETAAAEGPSAGGRRSFNARGPPRSGSPGLGARPKVQSDIPLRMLVPTQFVGAIIGKEGATIRTITKDTHSKIDIHRKENAGASEKPITVFASPDCCSNACRTIMEIMQKEAIDTKFTEEIPLKILAHNNFVGRLIGKEGRNLKKIEQETGTKITISPLQDLTLYNPERTITVKGSIEACSRAEEEVMKKIRESYESDMAAMNLQSNLIPGLNLNALGLFPSGAPGMGSSMSSVPPPGAHGGCSSFGQGHPESETVHLFIPALAVGAIIGKQGQHIKQLSHFAGASIKIAPAEGMDAKQRMVIIVGPPEAQFKAQCRIFGKLKEENFFGPKEEVKLEAHIKVPSFAAGRVIGKGGKTVNELQNLTCAEVVVPRDQTPDENDQVIVKIIGHFFACQLAQRKIQEILAQVRRQQQPKPTSGAQPPLHRRK